The proteins below come from a single Accipiter gentilis chromosome W, bAccGen1.1, whole genome shotgun sequence genomic window:
- the NFIL3 gene encoding nuclear factor interleukin-3-regulated protein — MQLRKMQTLKKEHGPVDTSSNVDKIMVLKSTLAEVSEELSTNEEILLTEASSGKSKSSACRRKREFIPDEKKDAMYWEKRRKNNEAAKRSREKRRLNDLVLENKLIALGEENATLKAELLSLKLKFGLITSAAYAQEIQKLSSSTPVYFQDYQSSKSNINSFVDEHEPSIVGSSCISVIKHSPQSSMSDMSEISSVEHTQSSCMQNNCRSPENKFQIIKQVPMELEREPRDDRSSQKASIYPHYMGTTFNMYSHSPPLFRDNRSSSNSPRTSETDDSAVGKSSDGEDEQQVPKGPIHSPVEHKNICATVKVPEVNSSALPHKLRIKAKAMQVKVEAVDNDYDAAQKLSSPIDMLSKRPVELEKHTAQNLVHSSCIPFSVQVTNIQDWSLKPELWHHKELNVRIQSSCKTEIVEIKDSIFNVSESENLYLKQGITNLSAEVASLKRLITTQQISASDSG; from the coding sequence ATGCAGCTGAGAAAAATGCAGACCCTTAAAAAGGAACATGGACCTGTTGACACAAGTAGCAATGTGGACAAAATCATGGTACTTAAGTCTACTTTAGCAGAAGTGTCTGAGGAATTGTCTACAAATGAAGAGATACTACTCACTGAAGCAAGTAGTGGAAAAAGCAAATCTTCAGCTTGCCGGAGAAAGCGAGAATTCATTCCAGATGAAAAGAAAGATGCTATGTATTGGGAGAAAAGGCGGAAAAATAATGAAGCTGCTAAAAGATCTCGTGAAAAACGACGACTGAATGACCTTGTCTTAGAGAACAAACTAATTGCACTGGGAGAAGAGAATGCCACTTTGAAGGCAGAGCTGCTTTCTTTGAAGCTGAAGTTTGGTTTAATTACTTCTGCAGCCTATGCCCAAGAGATACAGAAACTCAGTAGCTCAACACCTGTGTATTTCCAAGATTATCAAAGTTCCAAATCAAATATTAATTCATTTGTGGATGAACATGAACCATCTATAGTTGGTAGCAGTTGTATTTCTGTCATTAAGCATTCTCCTCAAAGCTCTATGTCTGATATGTCTGAAATATCATCAGTAGAGCATACTCAGTCAAGTTGTATGCAAAACAACTGCAGAAGTCCTGAAAATAAGTTCCAGATTATAAAACAGGTGCCCATGGAATTAGAGAGAGAGCCAAGAGATGACAGAAGTTCACAGAAAGCATCCATATATCCACACTACATGGGAACTACCTTTAACATGTACTCACATTCTCCTCCTCTGTTCCGAGACAATAGGTCCTCCAGTAATTCCCCCAGAACTTCAGAAACTGATGACAGTGCAGTTGGAAAGTCATCCGATGGAGAAGATGAACAGCAGGTTCCTAAGGGTCCAATCCATTCCCCAGttgaacataaaaatatttgtgcaacAGTTAAAGTTCCAGAAGTGAATTCTTCAGCTTTGCCTCACAAGCTTCGAATTAAAGCCAAAGCCATGCAAGTTAAGGTGGAAGCAGTAGATAATGACTATGATGCTGCACAGAAACTATCATCACCTATTGATATGTTATCAAAAAGACCTGTTGAGCTTGAAAAACACACTGCACAAAACTTGGTGCATTCTTCTTGCATTCCTTTCTCAGTTCAAGTGACTAATATCCAAGACTGGTCTCTCAAACCAGAACTCTGGCATCACAAGGAACTCAATGTAAGAATTCAGAGTAGTTGTAAAACTGAAATTGTTGAAATAAAAGACAGTATCTTCAATGTCTCTGAGTCAGAGAACCTGTATTTGAAGCAGGGCATAACAAACTTATCTGCAGAGGTTGCTTCCCTTAAAAGACTTATAACTACACAACAAATCTCTGCATCAGACTCTGGTTAA